The Ictidomys tridecemlineatus isolate mIctTri1 chromosome 6, mIctTri1.hap1, whole genome shotgun sequence genome includes a region encoding these proteins:
- the Spata13 gene encoding spermatogenesis-associated protein 13 isoform X7, whose amino-acid sequence MVARGEIARFWSLESLHMVSSDGGTESSALVDDNGSEEDFSYEELCQANPRYLQPGGEQLAINELISDGSVVCAEALWDHVTMDDQELGFKAGDVIQVLEASNKDWWWGRNEDKEAWFPASFVRLRVNQEELSENSSSTHGEEQEEDTSTSHHKHSENKHQMRTNVIQEIMNTERVYIKHLKDICEGYIRQCRKHTGMFTVAQLATIFGNIEDIYKFQRKFLKDLEKQYNKEEPHLSEIGSCFLQHQEGFAIYSEYCNNHPGACVELSNLMKQGKYRHFFEACRLLQQMIDIALDGFLLTPVQKICKYPLQLAELLKYTTQEHSDYNNIKAAYEAMKNVACLINERKRKLESVDKIARWQVSIVGWEGLDILDRSSELIHSGELTKITKQGKSQQRTFFLFDHQLVSCKKDLLRRDMLYYKGRMDMDEMELVDVEDGRDKDWNLNVRNAFKLVSRTTDEVHLFCAKKQEDKAKWLQACADERRRVQEDQEMGMEISENQKKLAMLNAQKAGHGKSKVTLNQCSIPPPPELDYSGCPVAPPHQNLHPLHQRHITVPTSIPQQQVFALAEPKRKPSLFWHTFHKLAPFRK is encoded by the exons ttTCTTCAGATGGAGGTACAGAGTCCTCTGCCTTAGTTGATGACAACGGTAGTGAGGAGGACTTCAGCTATGAAGAACTCTGTCAGGCCAATCCTCGGTATCTACAGCCAGGCGGGGAACAGCTGGCCATTAATGAG CTGATCAGCGATGGCAGCGTGGTCTGCGCAGAAGCTCTCTGGGACCATGTGACCATGGATGACCAGGAACTGGGCTTCAAGGCTGGGGATGTCATCCAGGTCCTGGAAGCCTCGAACAAAGACTGGTGGTGGGGCCGGAACGAGGATAAGGAGGCCTGGTTCCCTGCAAGCTTTGTCAGA CTTCGAGTCAATCAGGAAGAGCTGTCTGAGAATTCTAGCAGTACACATGgcgaggagcaggaggaggataCCAGCACAAGCCACCACAAGCACTCTGAGAACAAGCACCAGATGCGGACAAATGTCATCCAGGAGATCATGAACACCGAACGGGTGTACATCAAACACCTCAAGGACATCTGCGAG GGCTATATTCGACAGTGCCGCAAGCACACGGGAATGTTCACTGTTGCACAGCTAGCCACTATTTTTGGAAACATTGAAGACATTTACAAGTTCCAAAGAAAGTTCCTGAAAGACCTTGAGAAACAGTATAACAAAGAGGAACCTCACTTAAGTGAAATAGGATCCTGCTTCCTTCAGCAT CAAGAGGGCTTTGCCATCTATTCCGAGTATTGCAACAACCACCCAGGAGCCTGCGTGGAGCTCTCCAACCTTATGAAGCAGGGCAAGTACAGGCACTTCTTCGAAGCTTGCCGCCTGCTCCAGCAGATGATTGACATCGCCTTGGATGGGTTCCTCCTCACGCCAGTGCAGAAGATCTGCAAATACCCTCTGCAGCTGGCAGAGCTGCTCAAGTACACCACGCAGGAGCACAG TGATTACAACAATATAAAGGCAGCCTATGAGGCCATGAAGAATGTGGCCTGTTTGATCAATGAGCGTAAACGCAAGTTGGAGAGCGTCGATAAGATTGCTCGCTGGCAGGTGTCCATTGTGGGCTGGGAG GGATTGGATATTCTAGACCGAAGCTCAGAATTGATTCATTCAGGGGAATTGACCAAAATCACTAAGCAGGGCAAGAGCCAGCAGCGGACCTTCTTCCTGTTTGACCATCAGTTGGTGTCCTGCAAGAAGGACCTGCTACGCAGGGACATGCTGTACTACAAGGGTCGCATGGACATGGACGAGATGGAGCTTGTGGATGTGGAGGATGGTCGGGACAAGGACTGGAACCTCAACGTGAGAAACGCCTTCAAGCTGGTCAGTAGGACCACAGACGAGGTTCACCTGTTCTGTGCCAAAAAACAGGAAGACAAGGCAAAGTGGCTGCAGGCCTGTGCGGATGAGAGGCgtcgggtgcaggaggaccagGAGATGG GAATGGAAATTtcagaaaatcaaaagaaacTCGCCATGTTAAATGCTCAGAAGGCAGGACATGGAAAGTCAAAAG TGACTCTCAATCAATGTTCTATTCCCCCGCCCCCGGAGTTAGACTATAGCGGATGCCCTGTTGCCCCGCCGCACCAGAACCTGCATCCCCTCCACCAGCGCCACATCACCGTGCCTACCAGCATCCCCCAGCAACAGGTGTTTGCCCTGGCAGAACCCAAGAGAAAGCCTTCCCTCTTCTGGCATACCTTCCATAAACTCGCCCCTTTCAGGAAGTGA